GATGTCGAAAAAGCCCGTGAAAAGGTCAAAAACACCGGTCTTCTGGCCATGGGTAAGGAGCTCTCCAAACTGAGTTCTCTGGCGAATTCGGTAAAACTGGACGCCCCCGTTACCAAAACCGCTGAACCGATTGCGAGGAAGACGGGCGACACATTGGCGGCGCGCGCAAACTCGACGAGCAAGAGCGGCGGCGTGGACGAAGCACAATTGCAGCGGGAAACCCGGCAGGTCGCTTTGGCTGAGCGACAAAGAGCGGCAGTGGCCGAAGCTGAACGTGTAGCCGCGGCGAAAGAGGAGGTCCGTCGCGAACAGCAGCAGGTCGCATCAAGAACGCGCAGCAAGGAAGAGCTAAAGCGGACCATGGATGCCAATAAGGCTGCGATTTACAGCATTTACAATCGGGAGCTGAGGAAGAAACCTTCACTTCAGGGCAGCATTACGCCGGAGCTGGTGATTGAGCAGAACGGCAGTGTGTCAAGTTGTTCAGTCGTGGAGTCGACCTTGAACGAGCCGACACTTGAGCGGAAGATCTGCAACCGGCTGAGGCTTGTCGACTTTGGCGCCCGGCAGGGTGTGGATGAGACCCGGCTGCGGTATTCGTTTGAGCTGATGTCCGGCTAAGATTTCCCGGACATCAGTTCGCTTTCTGTATCTCAGGATCCCGCGTGACGGCGCGGGCGGGAACTGGCGATAATAACACTGACCAGCCCGGACCCCACCAGCGCCCCGACAAAGGGCATCAATGTCGGAATGCTACCTGGAAAACTGGCGGCTTCCAGTCCGGCAATCAGGCTGCCCCCGCTAATCCAGCCTGGCAGTATCGCGCCCGTGAGCCCCGCTAGCCCGCCCAGAATGGCGGCTGTTGTCGTCATCTTGCGCCACAGCCCCAGCAGCACGGGGATGACGGCAGTTGCACACAGAAGGTCGGCTATAAGGAAAAGCCTGAGTACCGAAATCCCCTGTAGTGCCACCAGAACCACCGGAATCATAAGGGCGACTGTTATCCAGCGGGCAGAGTTTATAGATAGATCCCTTTTTTCAGTGACCACCAGTGAGGCCAGCGCATTCTGCAGCGTGTCTACCGAAGAGGCCACCAGTGTAATGGCGAGGATAAGAGTCGGTATGGTCAGCCATGCCGGTGCGTTACTCAGCATCGCAAAAAAGGGAATGGGCGGGCTGCCGAGATCGGCTCCGCTGAGGGCCGCCATTATGCCGAGACCACCGACCACGGCAACAACCAGGACGGTAATGATTCCGCCAAACACTGCGCCACGGCTGAGGGTTTCCGGATCCCGAGCAGACCAGAGTCGCTGCCAGTAGCCTTGATGGAACAGGTTGGCAGCGGTAACCGCAATGACCAGTGTCAAGGCCACGCTGAGGGCGCTCGCGGTCGGGACATCTGGAAGCCGGGCGGTAGTCATGTCGGGAAGCTGCTGCATTCCCACAAACCCGACGATTGCCAGCAGTCCGATGAGAAGAAACGCTTGCCACTGGTCTGTCACGATACTGGCACGCAAGCCGCCCCAAGCTGTGTATACAAGGGTAGTGATAGCAACACCGAGAACAACGAGGCTGCCATTGATATCGGAAAGCATTGAGGTAATGGCGCCGATTGCCGTCAGTTCAGCAGTGAGAAAGCATAGCATGTAGAGGACGGATATCAGGGAAACATAGTGGCGGACACCCCGGCCGTAACAAATCTGGGCGAACTCACCAATGCTCCGGCCCTCAGGCAGCAAGCGACGGATTGCCGGGCCGCAGAAGGCGAACACGAGGAAGGGTAGTGCGGCTCCTACTGCATAGCCCGCCAAGGCCATTGGGCCAACCATGGCACCAACCTCCGGGGGGGCAAACAGGATCCACCCGCCCATGCCCGAAGCAAGAAAAGACAGGCCCAGTGCCCTGGCGCCCTGAGTGTTTCGGGCTGTGACGTAGTCATCCAGACCGCCATCCGCGAGACGCGCCCGCAAACCGAGCCAGGTGAATGCAAGCAATGCTGCAGCTAGGACTGCCATGGTGGTGTATAACATTGAGAAATCTCCGGCGGGTCACAAAGCAGGCAATAGTGCCATATCACTGCCGGGAGGGCGAACTCGCCACCAGCCAGAGAGGTGATCGCGGAATCAGGCGCTGGTCTTGGTCTCCTGATTGAAAAGGCGGAAAAGATTGCGGCCATCCCGTTTGGCGCGGTACATGGCAGCGTCGGCTGCCTGCAGCAGGGTATCGGCGGTGGCTCCGTCTTCGGGGTACAGGCTGATCCCGATGCTCGATCCTATCTGAATACTTTCACCACCAATCCGGTAAGGCTCCCGGCTAATCGCAATGAGGCGATCGGCAATCCGGAGGACGTCATCCGGGCTCTCCATTTCAGGCAAAAGAATGATGAATTCGTCGCCTCCGAGCCTGGCAAGGGTATCGTCCTCACGAAGACATTCCTGGACCCTGGCCGTGAACTGAAGCAGGAGTTCGTCGCCGGTAGCGTGGCCCAGGGTATCATTCACCTGTTTGAAGTGATCGAGATCCATGAACATCACTGCCAGCAACAACGTTTTCCGATGGGCATGGCGGATCGCATGCTCGAGACGGTCCTCTAGAAGCCGGCGGTTGGGGATCCCGGTCAGAGCATCATAATAGGCGAGCTGCCGGATTTGCTCTTCGTTTTTCTTGTTCTGGGTGATGTCGGTAAAGAGACCGGCGTAATGAGTGGTGTTGTTTTCGTCGTCCTTGATGGCGGTGATCGTCAAGAGTTCCAGGTAGAGTTCACCGGTTTTCCGGCGATTCCAGATCTCGCCCCGCCAGTATCCATGGTTGACCAGAGATTGCCACATGCGCTGATAAAAATCGCTGTCGTGGCGGCCCGAAGACAGGATCTCGGGCGTTTTGCCAATAACCTCCTCGGACGTGTAACCGGTCAGGTAGGTAAACGCGGGGTTTACGAATTCGATGGTCACGTTGTGGTCAGTCACCATGATGCCTTCAAACGAAGATTCAATAACGCGCTCGGCCAACTGGAGGGTTCGTCGCGACTGCGCTAATGCTTCGTCCCGCTGTTCCAGAGCCTCCCGGAGATCGTTGAGATACATTTGTTCGGCGCCGGCCAGCATGTCGTGATAGCCGATCACACCGGTCACTTCACCGCTTGTATTAACCACTGCGAGGTGACGAATCCGGTGGTCAAGCAGAAGGTCCCGAGCGCGAATAAGAGGTTCACATTCATTAACGGTCATCAAGGGACGGGTGGCCAGGTCCCGCGCGAGAGTGTTGGCGGTGCTTCGTGCAATAAATCTGACCATGTCGCGTTCGGTCAGAATTCCAAGGCCATCCTGCCCGCAGCGGACGACCAGAGCATCGGCGTTATGCCGGTGCATGAGCGCGGCGATGTCGGAGAGGGGCAAATTTCCGTCAGCCACCAGTGGAGGCCCTGGTATGGCCGAGCGCACTTCCCGGAGACGGAGGTAGGGTTCAAGTCCCTGATTGAGCGCCAGGTCGGTCTGGGAGAGAAGTCCGACCGGGGCGTTGTGTTCATCGACCACAAGGAAGTGACGTTTGCCGGTGTCCCGGAACCTTATCGCGGCCTCGCCAATATCCATACTGCAGGGCAGACTGAGTACTGGCGAACTCATGACAGATCGGACAGAGCGCTGGAACTCATCGGTGTTGGAGAAGTCCACAGCGAGTGCATCGTGCTCGGTCCATATGCCCACCACCTCACCGTTTTCGGTAACGAGAATTGAGCTGACGGAGTGTTCTGCCATTCTGGCGGCCGCTTCGGCAACAGAGGTTTCCGGTGCGCACTGAAGCAACATGCCGCTGTGCATGATCCGTGATATGGGGAGAAGCCTCCTCATGGGGGCATCTGTCACTGTGCTCATAATTGAGGATTCAGTGTTTCCGGCGACTGTCATTCAGGTGCTTGCCGCCTGGGCCGCTTTCATCCTTACGTAACTGCCCGGAGCGTCCTCAATGACCTCCAGCTTGCCATTACCGGGAACCCGTGCTGGCACGGGTTTACCGGTATACTGGCCCAACCATTCCAGCCAATGGGGCCACCAGGAACCGGGATGATGCTCAGCGTTGTCAAGCCATACATCGGAATCCGGTGACAAGGTGTCGTTGGTCCAGAATCCATACTTTTCCTTGTAGGGCGGGTTGACCACGCCCGCGATATGCCCGGAACCTGACAGTACAAACCGCACATTCCCCCCATGCACGAGGGCACCTTTGTAGGTCGTTTTCCACTTGGCAATGTGATCCTGTCGTGCGGAGAGGAAAAAGGATGGTACATCGATCTCGGAAAGATTGATCGATTCGCCGGCCACCGTCAGGGAATCGGGCTGCACCAGACGATTATTCAGATACATTTCACGCAGGTAAAAACTGTGCATTTTTGCCGGCAGGTTGGTGCCATCCGTGTTCCAGTACAACAGGTCGAATGCTGCGGGCTTTTCTCCCTTGAGGTAGTTGTTGGTCCAGAAAGACCAGAACAGCTCATTCTCTCTGAGAAGGTTGAAGGTAAAGGCCATGGCCCGGCCATCAAGGTAACCTTTGCGTGCCAGCATCCTCTCAATGCCACGGATTGAATGGTCATTGATGAAGACACCGATGCCTCCCGGGTCTGAAAAATCCAGTAGCGTCGTCAGGTAAGTCGCACTGGCCACCGGGTTACGGCGCTTTTTCTTCAACCATGCCAGTGTGGAGCCGAGCAGGGTGCCGCCGATACAGTACCCGATAACATTCATCCGGTCTTCACCAGTGGCTTCAGAAACCGCCGCCATTGCCTCCAGCGGCCCCTGTTGCATGTAGTCGTCCCAGCCCTTGTTTCGCAAGGACGGCCCGGGATTTCGCCAGGATATGATAAATACCGTCTGGCCTTGATTGACCAGCCATTGAATGAACGAGTTACGGGCGGTGAGGTCCAGAATGTAGTACTTGTTGATCCAGGGGGGAACGATCAGCAAGGGTCGTTTGCTCACCTTTTCTGTGGACGGGGTGTACTGGATCAGCTGCATCAGTTCATTCTGGTACACCACTTTGCCCGGGGTCGTTGCCAGGTTACGGCCTACCTCGAACGCCGATCGGTCAGTCATGCCCACGTTGAACAGTGACGGGTTCTGGCGTACGTCTTCCAGTAACTGTCGACCGCCATCCACCAGATTCATGCCCTTGCGCTCCCAGGTAATCCTCAGAACCTCGGGATTCGTCACCGGGTAATTGGACGGTGAGAGTGCGCTGGTCAGTTGCCTGGCGTAGAACAACATCTGGTCACGGCTAGCAGGCGGCAGACCCTCCATGTTTTCAACCCATCCGAGGAACGCTCTGGAATTGATCAGGTAGGCCTGTTGCAACACGTCAAATGGTAGGTTCTTGCGCCAGTCTTCGGCTTGGAAACGGCGGTCATCGCGCTCTGCTTCAACAACCGGTTCCCTGTCTTTTCCGACCACGCGGGCAAGGGTGTAATAGCTGAGTGCAAGGTGTTTTCGAGTCAGGTCAAGCTCGGCACCCGCGAACCGTAACGGGTGCAATAGCAAGTCCTCTGCCATTGCCCGATAGGCATCGGACATCTCTGTCAGCGTTGCCAACTTGGTGTCTTCCATGAGGCCGGTGTCGCCCAGCCATTTCTCCAGTTGCTCCTGGCTTCGTCTCACGTTGGTCTCAAACATTGAAACCAGGTGATTGGCAGTTTTGCTGAGCAGGTCCACACCCAACATAAGAGTCCCTCTATTACTCAAAATAAAAGGCCGGAGCAGGATGTACCGCTCCGGCCGCGCTCCTGTGTCAGTGCTCAGGCTGCGTTCTTGCCGGCCGCCGCCGTGCCTGCGGTTTTCTCACCAGTCTGCCTGGCTTTCGGCGATTCCGGGGTCGCATCCTTGAACACCTTCTGCACCTGCTCGCGGGTTTCGGTGAAGTAGTCCTGCCACGCTTTCCAGTCAGAAGTGAATTGCTCGCTGAGTGATTTAAGGGTTTCGGCCTGATCACCAGTCAGGGTTTTCAGACCGTCGAGATCCCGCACCTCTGACACTTTTCTGGCCTGATCCATCGCCACATCCGCATAGCGCCGGAAGGCATTCATCTGCATTTCTGCAGCCTTGCTGAACTGTTCAAAAAGGGTCTCATTGAGACGGTTTGCCTTTTGAGGCATCTCATTGTTCATGCTGACAACTCCTTTGTTTGCAGGGTTTCCAGATCTTTATTCTGCCGTACCTTTGGTTGCGTAATTTTGACAAGCATCAAACGGGGGTTCAGCTTATGCTTTAATCTGGTGCTTTATGCGAAGTCGCCCTGAATTCAGGAGCGGCAGGAGGCTTGTATGACGAATCGAAAATCGGAACTGGAAACCCTGAGGGCGGATCTTCAGGCTCGTTTGTCTCGCTATGAAGCGCATCAGCATCGGGAAGGCGGTGCTTTGGAGAAAGACTTCGAAGAGCAGGCAACCCAGACTCAGAACGACGAAGTGGTTGACTCCCTCGAATCGGAAACCCGAGCTGAGCTGACTCAGGTTGAACACGCACTTGAGCGAATTGAGAATGGGGTGGGGGATGAATGTGAGTCCTGTGGCGAAGCAATTGACCCCCGTCGATTGCAGGTGTTGCCCTACACGACTGTCTGTATTGACTGTGCAGATGACTGATTGACGGCCTGAGTCGGGGAAAGCGTTGATGAGCCGACTACCTGTTTTCCAGACACGGGGGCTGACCAAGACATACGATCAGGGTGAGGTTCAGGTCCGAGCTCTGCGGGGGGTTGATCTTGACCTGTACCCAGGTGAACTGATCGTGATGCTGGGCGCTTCCGGCTCCGGTAAATCCACATTGCTGAACATTCTGGGGGGGCTGGATGTGCCAACCGCCGGCCAGGTCCGTTACTGCGATGAAGAACTGGGTGACGCCGGAGACCGCAAACTGACACAGTACCGCCGGGAGCATGTGGGTTTTGTCTTTCAGTTCTACAACCTGATTCCCAGCCTTACCGCCCGTGAAAATGTCGCCGCCGTGACCGAAATAGCCAGCAACCCCATGTCTCCGGAAGAGGCTCTGGCGTTAGTGGGGTTGCAGGACCGAATGGACCACTTCCCCGCACAGCTGTCGGGTGGAGAGCAACAACGGGTAGCCATTGCCCGCGCAGTCGCCAAGCGTCCAAACGTTCTGCTGTGCGATGAGCCAACGGGAGCGCTGGATTCAAAAACCGGGATTCTCGTGCTCGAAGCCCTGAACAAAGCGAATAGGGAAACCGGAACGACCACAGTAATTATTACCCACAATGCCTCAATTGCCGGCATGGGCGACAGGGTGATCACGATGTCGGACGGCAACATCAGTGGTGAACGGCGCAATGACCAGCGCCAGGATCCGCGAACCTTGAGCTGGTAGCGGAATGTCCTTCTTCAGCAGCGCCCTGAACACCAAGTTGCGCCGTGAACTCTGGCAGATGCGGGGCCAGGTTCTGGCTATCGCCCTTGTGATTGCCGGTGGTGTGGCTGTGTGTGTCATGTCGCTGCTTAATTATTCGTCCCTTTCAGCAACTCGTAGCCAGTATTATGACGAGCATCAGTTTGCGGAGATTTTTGCCTCTCTGAAGCGTGCACCAAAGCATGTGTTGCACGAGGTGTCTGCGATACCGGGCATTACGCGGTTTACCGGCAGGGTTGAGGGTGGTGCCAAGCTGGAGATTCCCGGATTCTCGGACCCGGTGTCTGCAAGACTGGTATCCCTGCCACCCGGCGGACAACCGGATGTTAACCGGCTTTTTATCCGCAAAGGGCATTTGCCCGCGCCTGGCCGAAGCCGCGACGTTGCAGTCATCGGTAGTTTTGCCGAGGCTCATGACTTACAGCTCGGTGACCAGTTTTCTGCAATTATCAATGGTCGCCGGCAATTGCTGACCATCTCCGGTATTGTTGAATCGCCCGAGTTTATCTATGTCATACCTCCGGGAGGGATGCTCCCGGACTATGAACGTTTTGGTGTGCTCTGGATGAGCGAGGAGGCCCTGGCCGCCGCCATGGATATGAAAGGCGCCTTCAATAGCCTGCTTGTGCGCACTGACCCAGGCCATCCGGTGGCATCGGTGATTGATGCGCTGGACCGGTTGCTGGATCGCTATGGTGCCACAGGTGCCTATGGCCGTGATGATCAGTTTTCACACCGGTTTCTCAATGACGAACTGAGCCAGCTCAAAACCATGGCGACGGTTTTTCCGCTGATCTTCATGAGCGTCGCGATGTTTCTGCTTAATGTGGTGATCAGTCGGCTGATCAGTACCCAGCGGGACATCATTGCGGTGTTGAAGGCCTTTGGTTACACCAACCGTCAGATCGCCTGGCACTACACCAAGCTTGTGCTCACCATCGCCGTGATCGGATTTGCGCTTGGTCTGGGGCTGGGCGTTTGGCTTGGAGCCGGGCTCGGTGAGATGTACATGCAGTACTACCGTTTCCCGGGACTGCTTTTAACAATTAATCCCGTCTGGATTTTCCTCCTTGCCGGGATTTCGTTTGTGGTGGCCTGGCTGGGTGGCTGGCGGGCAATCAGTCAGGCTGCGGCACTGCCCCCAGCGGAAGCCATGCGCCCCGAGGGGCCTGCTCGATTTCGCGTTACCCTTGCTGAAAAATGGCTATCGACCATACGCTTCAGCCAGCCCTCCCGGATGATTGTCCGGCAGACTGCGCGTCGACCACTTCGGTCCTTATTGTCTATGATGGGTGTCGCTATGGCGACGGCCATTATTATGGTGGGTAATTTTCAGTTTGATTCTGTTTCGCTGATGGTGCACACCCAGTTTGCGCGAGTTCAGCAGCAGGATCTCACCGCAACCCTGACAGATCCACTCAACGCGTCGATACTTTTCACCTTGCAGAGACAACCGGGTATTCGCTACGCAGAGGGCAGACGAACGGTTGCCGCGAGGCTGGTGAACGGGCATCGAACATGGCGAAGCGCAGTAACCGGCATTCCGGCCAGCGCGGGGTTGCAGTTCGTGGTGGACAAGAATCTCGAATCGGTTGTTCTACCTCGCAAGGGGCTTCTGCTGACCGATTACCTGGCGCGGGAACTGTCGGTGGAGCCGGGTGATAATCTGGACATCGAGATACTTGAAGGAGATCGCCGAACCATTTCAGTGCCGGTTGCAGGCACCACCAGCGAGTTTCTTGGTGTAGGTGCTTATATGGATCTAAGTGCCCTCAACCGCGCGCTGGGTGAGGGGCCTCTGATTAATCAGGCACTGATAAACGTGGATCCGGCCTTTGAGAACGAGGTGTATCAGCAGCTAAGAGACACGCCAGGTGTGTTGGGTGTCAGTATTCGGCAAGCTATGCTCGATAGTTTTTTCCAGACCCTGGCCAAGACGTTCCTGACATTTACGTTCTTTAATAGTTTGCTGGGGGGGATTATCGCATTCGGTGTGATTTACAACACAGTGCGCATTTCGTTAGCAGAAAAGGGGCGTGAGCTGGCAAGTCTGCGGGTCTTGGGGTACACCCATAACGAAGTGGCTCACATTCTGCTTGGCGAAATGGCCTTACTTCTGTTGGTAGGCATTCCGTTGGGGTGGCTGATTGGTGAAGGGCTGGCACTTCTTATTATCACCGCCATGCAGACAGAGCTTTACCGTGTTCCGCTGACAATTACGTCCCAGACGCTGGGCATTTCGGCCACGGTAGTCATACTTTCGGCGCTCGGTTCGGGTTTTATTGCCTGGTGGCGGCTCAGGAAGCTGGATCTTGTGGCGGTTCTTAAAACCCGGGAGTAATGCGCATAGTGATTAAGCGAACATCAGGATAACACTGGGGAATGAATAGGCTATGGCAGAAAAACGATCTGCAGGAAAGTGGATTTTTTGGGCAGTGTTTACTGTGCTCGGACTGGTTGCGGTCTTCGTTACGCTGCGTCCTGATCCGGTCTGGGTGGACCTGGCAACCGTTACCCGTGGGGAGCTGGAGGTCACCATCACCGAGGAAGGTAAGACCCGGGTAAAAGATCGTTATCTGGTATCGTCGCCGGTGGCGGGTTATCAGCACCGAGTGCCACTCGATGTTGGGGATCCGGTTACGCCCGGTCAATTGCTTACACAGGTAGAGCCCATGCCTGCCAGCGTTCTTGATGCCCGCAGCCGGGCGGAGGCTGAGGCCATGGTCGGGGCTGCCAGATCTGCGTTGAATTCCGCCCGGCAGAAAGTCGCAGTGGCCAGGGCGGAAGCCGATCTCGCGAAAAAGGAACTGGCCCGGTTACAAGCGCTCAGTGATGATCACTTTGTCTCGGACGAGCGTCTCCAGCAGGTTGCGTCTGCATCCGACCGAGCTCAGGCGATTCTGCGTTCAGCAACATTTGACGAAGAAGTAATGGCGCATGAACTTCAGGCCGCCCGGACTCGTCTAGAGGTTTCCGCGGCACGGTCGTCCGGTAACGGAGCCATCGAAAAAGTTGCGATCCAGTCGCCGGTAAACGGTGCCATTCTTGGGATCGTCCGCAAGAGTGAGGGTGTTGTCCAGGCGGGGGAGGCCATTCTCGAAGTCGGGGACCCGGCAGCATTGGAAGTGGTTGTGGATGTGCTCAGTTTTGACGCTGTAAAACTTTCACCCGGGGTGCCGGTTCATCTTACCGGGTGGGGCGGTAAAACTCTGGACGCTGCGGTACGTCGTGTTGAGCCTGTTGGGTTTGAAGACGTGTCTGCTCTGGGCGTAGAAGAACAAAGGGTCCAGGTGCTGGCCGATATTGTCAGCCCGGCAGAGGACTGGGCGAGCCTGGGAGACGGTTATCGGGTAGACGCTACGTTCGTCCTTTGGTCAACCGAAAATGCGCTGCAGGTTCCGTCTTCCGCCATATTCAGGCACAACGGGAAGGATCACGTATTCCGGGCCGTGGACGGGATAGCCGAACTTGCGGAGATTACGGCAGGCAGAAGCAATGGTTTGTATACCGTGGTTACTTCCGGGCTGAACGAGGGCGACAGTGTGGTGCGCCACCCCGGCCGTCAGTTGGAAGCTGGCGCGCGGCTCAGGGAGAGGTAGAGGGGGAAGAAAGAAAGAGAGGAAATGTCACGTTTTGCTCGCTAGACTGACTGATCACAAAAACAAAAAGAGAGGAGTCTTGCCCCGTGAGACAGTACGACGCTCTTATCATTGGTGGCCGTTACTTCGATGGCACCGGTGCCCCATCCCGCATTGCTCATGTTGCGATTCGCGATGGCCGGGTTGCCCGGGTTTTTGACTCGAAGCCCGATCCTGCGCTGGCGGACCAGGTAATTGATGCTGAGGGATGCTGGGTAACGCCGGGGTTCCTGGACACCCATACCCACTATGACGCCGAACTGATTGTAGCCCCGTCGCTTTCAGAGTCGGTTCGTCACGGTGTGACAACCGTTCTGATTGGCAGTTGCTCGTTGAGCATGGTCTGTTCGGATGCCGAGGATGCTTCTGATATTTTTACCCGGGTCGAAACGGTTCCAAGGGAAAAAGTGTTGCCGATCCTTGTCCAGAACAAGAACTGGAGCACGCCCTCTGAATGGGTTCGGTTTATCGAGCGGCATCCGCTGGGACCCAATGTCATCAGTTTCCTTGGGCATAGCGATTTGCGGACCGGAGTTATGGGCCTGCACCGGGCCACTGATCGGAGCATAAAACCGACAGCCCAGGAGCAGGAACGTATGGAGCAGCTGCTTGAAGAGGCCTTGCAGGAGGGGTTTCTGGGCCTGTCGACAATGTGCCTGAAATGGGACAAAGTCGATGGTGACCGTGAATGGTCGAAGAGCCTCCCGAGCACTTATGCGCGCTGGGGAGAGGTGAGCCGGCTAAACCGTTTGCTGCGTCGATATGGACGCGTTCATCAGGGCGCGCCCAATGCTGCCAATCCGCTTCAGGTAACCCAATACCTGAGAGAGTCACTCGGGTGGTTCCGGAAGCCACTGAAAACGACGCTCATCGCCCTCATCGACCTCAAGGGCAACCCGACCGTTCGGCCAATGGCAAATCTGGTCGGCTGGATCGCTAATGCGTTCAGGGGCAATTTCCGGTGGCAGTTACTCCCGACGCCTTTCACCATTTATGCGGATGGTATGGATATTGTGCTCTTTGAGGAGTTTGGAGCGGGTGAAATGGCACTGGATGTCCGGGACCAGCTGGAGAGGAATGAGCTGCTCAAGGACGAGAGTTATCGCCGGACCTTCCGAAAATTCTACAAAGAGAAACTGTCTCCGCGAGTCTGGCAGCGGGATTTTGGCGATGCCATTATTCTTGGCTGTCCGGACACCTCGGTGGTAGGACGCAACTTTGCGGAGCTTGCGGCTGAGCAGGGCATACACGTGGTGGACTTTTTCCTGGACATGGTCGTCAAGTACGGTCGGGGCCTCCGGTGGTATACCGTCATCGGCAATCATCGTGAGAAACGGCTCCGCGAGATGGTGAAAAGTCCCCATGCCCTGATCACCTTTTCGGATGCGGGTGCCCATATTCGCAATATGGCGTTCTACAACCTCCCATTGCGATTTCTGAAACTTGTCCAGGAAAGTGAGCAGCAGGGTGATCCGATTATGTCTCTTGAGAGAGCCGTGCATCGCCTTACAGGGGAGCAGGCTGACTGGCTCGGTATTGACGCCGGCCATATCCGGGAAGGCGATCGGGCAGACATCGTCATACTGGATCCGCGCGGTCTGAATCAGGATCTGGAGCAGGAAAACTGGGCTGAGATGGAAGGCTTCGGCCTTGACCGAATGGTCAACCGGGTTCCGGGGTGCGTCAAGCACGTGCTCATCAATGGGCGTGCGGCAATGACCAATGAACAAGTTGAGCCGGGCCTGGGGAAAGAGTCCGGGTTTGGGCGTTTTCTGCGGGCTACGTCCTGCTGATTCAGTTCTGGCTGGAGGTACAATGTCCGCTCTGAACGCCAGGAATCCGTTGATGGGAAGTGTATGATGTTGCGTTTACCGTTTGTCAGTGTCGTCTGGCTGATCATATTTCTGGCCGTTCTGGTTTGGTCCGGGATTGCACCGAAAGACCGGGCCACCTGGGTACTTGAAGTCTTGCCCGCCGTCATCGGTTTGGTGCTGGTGATCTGGTGCTGGTTTCGTTATCCATTGAGTCCCTTGCTTTATTGGCTGATTCTCGTGCATGCCGTAATACTCATGGTGGGAGGGCATTACACCTATGCAGAAGTGCCAATGTTCGACTGGTTCAGCGACTGGTTCGGCTGGGATCGTAACAACTATGACAAGTTGGGGCATTTCGCCCAGGGTTTCGTTCCGGCCCTGATCGCGCGGGAACTCGTCGTCCGGTTATCAGTGTTTGCCCACCGTGGTTGGGCCTCCTTTTTTATAATCTGCTTCTGCCTGGCTCTCAGTGCATTCTATGAATTGATCGAATGGTGGGTTGCACTGGCCAGTGAACAGGCAGCCGAGGCGTTTCTGGGTACTCAGGGCTATGTTTGGGATACCCAGTCCGATATGGCGTGGGCGCTTTCCGGGGCAATTCTGGCCCTGATGTTGCTCGGACGATTCCAGGACCGCCAGATCACGCGGCTCAACGGGAGCTGAATCATTCCATTTTCCTTAGCTGACTGATACCTGTTTATGACTGACGCTCAAAA
This Marinobacter salinus DNA region includes the following protein-coding sequences:
- a CDS encoding TraR/DksA family transcriptional regulator codes for the protein MTNRKSELETLRADLQARLSRYEAHQHREGGALEKDFEEQATQTQNDEVVDSLESETRAELTQVEHALERIENGVGDECESCGEAIDPRRLQVLPYTTVCIDCADD
- a CDS encoding PHA/PHB synthase family protein, translated to MRRSQEQLEKWLGDTGLMEDTKLATLTEMSDAYRAMAEDLLLHPLRFAGAELDLTRKHLALSYYTLARVVGKDREPVVEAERDDRRFQAEDWRKNLPFDVLQQAYLINSRAFLGWVENMEGLPPASRDQMLFYARQLTSALSPSNYPVTNPEVLRITWERKGMNLVDGGRQLLEDVRQNPSLFNVGMTDRSAFEVGRNLATTPGKVVYQNELMQLIQYTPSTEKVSKRPLLIVPPWINKYYILDLTARNSFIQWLVNQGQTVFIISWRNPGPSLRNKGWDDYMQQGPLEAMAAVSEATGEDRMNVIGYCIGGTLLGSTLAWLKKKRRNPVASATYLTTLLDFSDPGGIGVFINDHSIRGIERMLARKGYLDGRAMAFTFNLLRENELFWSFWTNNYLKGEKPAAFDLLYWNTDGTNLPAKMHSFYLREMYLNNRLVQPDSLTVAGESINLSEIDVPSFFLSARQDHIAKWKTTYKGALVHGGNVRFVLSGSGHIAGVVNPPYKEKYGFWTNDTLSPDSDVWLDNAEHHPGSWWPHWLEWLGQYTGKPVPARVPGNGKLEVIEDAPGSYVRMKAAQAAST
- a CDS encoding AgmX/PglI C-terminal domain-containing protein, whose translation is MDYRYGLPWNRERGERKRLLAIGMGIVPLFLAFSTYVTLIELPEQDRQEKEALPPQLAKLIIEKKEPPKPVLPEPEPEPEKPKPEEKPVEQAKPEPQPEPPAPKPEPQVAEKPEPEPEPQDVEKAREKVKNTGLLAMGKELSKLSSLANSVKLDAPVTKTAEPIARKTGDTLAARANSTSKSGGVDEAQLQRETRQVALAERQRAAVAEAERVAAAKEEVRREQQQVASRTRSKEELKRTMDANKAAIYSIYNRELRKKPSLQGSITPELVIEQNGSVSSCSVVESTLNEPTLERKICNRLRLVDFGARQGVDETRLRYSFELMSG
- a CDS encoding sodium:solute symporter; this translates as MLYTTMAVLAAALLAFTWLGLRARLADGGLDDYVTARNTQGARALGLSFLASGMGGWILFAPPEVGAMVGPMALAGYAVGAALPFLVFAFCGPAIRRLLPEGRSIGEFAQICYGRGVRHYVSLISVLYMLCFLTAELTAIGAITSMLSDINGSLVVLGVAITTLVYTAWGGLRASIVTDQWQAFLLIGLLAIVGFVGMQQLPDMTTARLPDVPTASALSVALTLVIAVTAANLFHQGYWQRLWSARDPETLSRGAVFGGIITVLVVAVVGGLGIMAALSGADLGSPPIPFFAMLSNAPAWLTIPTLILAITLVASSVDTLQNALASLVVTEKRDLSINSARWITVALMIPVVLVALQGISVLRLFLIADLLCATAVIPVLLGLWRKMTTTAAILGGLAGLTGAILPGWISGGSLIAGLEAASFPGSIPTLMPFVGALVGSGLVSVIIASSRPRRHAGS
- a CDS encoding phasin family protein, with translation MNNEMPQKANRLNETLFEQFSKAAEMQMNAFRRYADVAMDQARKVSEVRDLDGLKTLTGDQAETLKSLSEQFTSDWKAWQDYFTETREQVQKVFKDATPESPKARQTGEKTAGTAAAGKNAA
- a CDS encoding diguanylate cyclase domain-containing protein, encoding MSTVTDAPMRRLLPISRIMHSGMLLQCAPETSVAEAAARMAEHSVSSILVTENGEVVGIWTEHDALAVDFSNTDEFQRSVRSVMSSPVLSLPCSMDIGEAAIRFRDTGKRHFLVVDEHNAPVGLLSQTDLALNQGLEPYLRLREVRSAIPGPPLVADGNLPLSDIAALMHRHNADALVVRCGQDGLGILTERDMVRFIARSTANTLARDLATRPLMTVNECEPLIRARDLLLDHRIRHLAVVNTSGEVTGVIGYHDMLAGAEQMYLNDLREALEQRDEALAQSRRTLQLAERVIESSFEGIMVTDHNVTIEFVNPAFTYLTGYTSEEVIGKTPEILSSGRHDSDFYQRMWQSLVNHGYWRGEIWNRRKTGELYLELLTITAIKDDENNTTHYAGLFTDITQNKKNEEQIRQLAYYDALTGIPNRRLLEDRLEHAIRHAHRKTLLLAVMFMDLDHFKQVNDTLGHATGDELLLQFTARVQECLREDDTLARLGGDEFIILLPEMESPDDVLRIADRLIAISREPYRIGGESIQIGSSIGISLYPEDGATADTLLQAADAAMYRAKRDGRNLFRLFNQETKTSA